The bacterium genome contains the following window.
CTCGGCCGCCACCTCGTGCAGCGCACGCGAGGAGACCAGCACCTGCGCGCCGCAATCGCTCACGATGTAGCCGGCTTCTGGCCCGGTCAGGTAGCGATTCACCGTCGTGAGATAGAGGCCGGACCGGAACGTGGCCCAGAAGACCTCGAAGTACCGAAGGTGGTTCTCGAGGAAGACCGCCACGTGGTCGCCGCGGCGCAGCCCCTCGGCCCAGAAGAGCTGGGCCAGTTGGTTCGAACGAGCGTCCAGCTCGCCGTAGGTGAGTACCTCCCCCGTGCGAGCCTGGATGGCCGCGGCCTTCTCCGGGCAGGTCGTGGCGTGATGTCCCGGGTACATGAACCTCCTTCCGCGGGGGCCGCTTTGCGGATTCCCTAAACCATGATACTAGTTTACCGCCGCGCGGGACAACCGATCGACCGCAGGAGGACTGGCCCCACATGGAGGGGCTGAAGCACCCGCGAGACATCCTGGAGGAGCTCAACGGAATCGCAGCCACCGATCAGAAGAAGATCCACTATTCGAACGTGGCGACGCTGAATGAGCGGTGCCCTCTCTGAGGGCCCGGCTGCCTGGGAGAAGACCACATGACCAACGTCAATGGACTCGATCTCATCTCACCGCGCGCCTACGGCGAACGTGCATTCCCCATGACCAATGGACCGAGCTTCGCCAGCTCGATCATCTGCACTTCTGCGAACCCCCTGCCTTCGACTCCTTCTACCCCGTCGTGCACCACGAGCACATCTGCGAGATCTCCAAACAGCCCGAGCTGTTCTTGAACCGCTTCGGCATCGTCTTGGAGAGCAGCGAGCAGAAGATCATCCTCGAAAGCAACCAGGGTGTCGCGGCAATGCGCGTGATCATCGGGATGGACCCGCCCGAGCATCGCGAGTTCCGCAAGGTTGCCGTACCCGCGTTCACGCCGCGAGGCGTCAAGCGCTTCGACCCCGTGGTACAGGAGAGCGCGCGCAATCTGGTGGACCAACTGGTCGAGAAGGCCAGCGGGGGTGACGGCGAGTGCGAGTTCGCGAACGACATCGCCGCCGCGCACCCGCTTCGCGTGCTCTCGACGATCCTTGGTGTACCCCGAGAGATGGAGCCCCAGATCCTCAGGCTCACCAACGAGCTCTTTGGCGCGGACGATCAGGACCTTCGGCGCGAGGGCGAAGACCGGCTCAAGGCGGTCGAGGAGCTGGGGAAGGAGTTCTTCCTGTTGTTCAGCGGGATCATCCAGGATCGGCGCGAGAACCCGCGGGACGATCTGGCGAGCCTGCTTGCCAACGGTCAGGTGAATGGCGAGCCCATGGGCCTGATGGAGACCCTCGGCTACTACCTGATCACCTTCTCGGCCGGACACGACACCACCAAGAATGCACTGGCCGGTGGAATTTGCGCCTTGGCACGGAACCCTGGCGAGTTCGAGAAGCTCAAGCGCAATCCAGAGCTGATCCCCAGCGCCGTCGAAGAGATCGTGCGTTGGACCTCGCCGGTCAACTACATGAAACGGGTTGTGGCGGAGGATCTCGACTTCCACGGCCAGCAACTCCGCAAGGGCGACAACCTCGTGCTCTTCTACGGTTCCGCGAATCGCGACGAAAAGGTCTTCGAAGACCCGTTCACCTTCCGCGTCGACCGCAAGCCGAATCCACACCTCGGGTTCGGAATCGGCGAGCACTTCTGCCTCGGCTCCCACCTGGCACGCGCGTCGCAGCGCGCGCTCTTGCACGAACTCGTCGGCCGGATCGAATCGCTCGAGCTCGCTGGGGAGCCGGAGCAGATCCAGTCCAGCTTTGTGGTGGGTCTGAAGAAGCTGCCGCTTCGCTATCGGGCGAGCCGGGCTGCATAGGGCGACGCGAGCCGTCCAGAAGGAGAATGCGACGATGCCCCCGAACTCCACAGTCGAGCTGAATACGGAGACGACGCTGACGGACGAGGTGATCGAGAAGCTCGTCGCGAACGTCGAAAGCTCAGTCGAGGCTCCGCTCAAGCGGCAATGGCATAGCGAGGCTGGCCTCGACCCGATCCGGCACTGGGCCTGGGGGATCGGCGACGACAATCCTCTCTGGAGCGAGCCCGAGTACGCCGCGAAGACCGGGTACGGGGCGAACCTCGCACCGCCCTCCTTCTTCTACAGCTGCAATCAGGGCCCGAATCACTTTCGGAGCGAGCCTTCGCGCGGAGAGGGGCTGCCCGGGCTCCATGCCGTGTGGGCGTGGGACCGATGGGAGTGGCCCCGTCCGACGCTTCGCAATACTCCGGTCCACACGACCAAGCAGACGACGCAGGCCAACGTTCGCCCGAGTCGGTTCGGCGGCGGTCGATCCGTCGAGGTCGTCACGCGGTACACCTTTCGTGATGATCACGGTGAGACGCTCGCGACCTACGACGTCGCGTATGTCCACTACGGACGAAACCTCGCGGCTTCGAAGGGGAGCAAGCACGAGCCGATCCAGCGGCAGGTGTGGAGCGACGACGATCTGGCGCGGCTCACGGCTGACGTGGAACGGGAGTGTCGCCGCGGCGCGGACGATCTCATCTGGGACGAGGTGTGCGTCGGTGAGGAGATCGGGAC
Protein-coding sequences here:
- a CDS encoding cytochrome P450 codes for the protein MHHEHICEISKQPELFLNRFGIVLESSEQKIILESNQGVAAMRVIIGMDPPEHREFRKVAVPAFTPRGVKRFDPVVQESARNLVDQLVEKASGGDGECEFANDIAAAHPLRVLSTILGVPREMEPQILRLTNELFGADDQDLRREGEDRLKAVEELGKEFFLLFSGIIQDRRENPRDDLASLLANGQVNGEPMGLMETLGYYLITFSAGHDTTKNALAGGICALARNPGEFEKLKRNPELIPSAVEEIVRWTSPVNYMKRVVAEDLDFHGQQLRKGDNLVLFYGSANRDEKVFEDPFTFRVDRKPNPHLGFGIGEHFCLGSHLARASQRALLHELVGRIESLELAGEPEQIQSSFVVGLKKLPLRYRASRAA